From Saccharothrix espanaensis DSM 44229, the proteins below share one genomic window:
- a CDS encoding DUF1501 domain-containing protein, which translates to MKNLTRRRFLTFSGVAAAGALAVGATRVGWDDLMTAAADDPLDPDAAVLVVVTLYGGNDGLNTVIPAADRAYQDARPDLAHRPEDVLDLGDGLGLNPGLKGLKSLWDEKGLAVVRGVGYPTPDHSHFRSMAIWQTASPRTSVPTGWLGRWLDESGADPLRALSVEPVLPPMLAGARTAAASFPVGGLALPDGRLGAAFAALGTPQNGEEVWQARASRSIADLHDAVRILGGAAHDPSTEDDPDERRDKGSSAGGNSQLAAQLDVVANLVEAEVPTRVYSVSLGGFDTHADERDTQQRLLGELDGALTPFVRRMRRTDRGRRVVVLVYSEFGRRVRANASDGTDHGTAGPVFLLGDKVNGGFYGAQPSLTDLADGDLKQTTDFRDVYASVLADVLGTDPGRVLDDHAGRVDGLLRP; encoded by the coding sequence ATGAAGAACCTGACCCGACGCCGGTTCCTGACCTTCTCCGGGGTGGCCGCCGCCGGCGCGCTCGCCGTGGGCGCGACGCGGGTCGGCTGGGACGACCTGATGACGGCCGCGGCCGACGACCCGCTGGACCCGGACGCGGCCGTGCTGGTCGTCGTCACGCTCTACGGCGGCAACGACGGCCTGAACACGGTGATCCCGGCCGCCGACCGCGCCTACCAGGACGCCCGGCCGGACCTCGCCCACCGGCCCGAGGACGTGCTCGACCTCGGGGACGGGCTGGGCCTCAACCCCGGGCTCAAGGGCCTGAAGTCGTTGTGGGACGAGAAGGGCCTGGCGGTCGTGCGCGGGGTCGGCTACCCGACGCCGGACCACAGCCACTTCCGGTCGATGGCGATCTGGCAGACCGCGTCACCGCGCACGTCGGTGCCCACCGGGTGGCTGGGGCGGTGGCTCGACGAGAGCGGCGCGGACCCGTTGCGCGCGCTGTCGGTGGAACCCGTGCTGCCGCCCATGCTGGCGGGCGCGCGGACCGCGGCGGCGTCGTTCCCGGTGGGCGGCTTGGCGTTGCCGGACGGCAGGCTGGGTGCCGCCTTCGCCGCGCTCGGGACGCCGCAGAACGGTGAGGAGGTCTGGCAGGCAAGAGCTTCGCGGTCGATCGCGGACCTGCACGACGCGGTCCGGATCCTGGGCGGGGCGGCGCACGACCCGTCGACCGAGGACGACCCGGACGAGCGGCGCGACAAGGGCTCGTCGGCCGGCGGGAACTCCCAGCTGGCCGCGCAGCTGGACGTGGTGGCCAACCTGGTCGAGGCCGAGGTGCCGACGCGGGTCTACTCGGTGTCGCTGGGCGGGTTCGACACGCACGCCGACGAGCGGGACACCCAGCAGCGGCTGCTCGGCGAGCTGGACGGCGCGCTGACGCCGTTCGTGCGGCGGATGCGGCGGACCGACCGGGGACGCCGGGTCGTCGTGCTGGTGTACTCGGAGTTCGGCCGGCGGGTGCGCGCGAACGCGAGCGACGGCACCGACCACGGCACCGCCGGGCCGGTCTTCCTGCTGGGCGACAAGGTGAACGGCGGGTTCTACGGCGCGCAGCCGAGCCTGACCGACCTGGCCGACGGCGACCTCAAGCAGACCACCGACTTCCGCGACGTGTACGCGAGCGTGCTGGCCGACGTGCTGGGCACCGACCCGGGCCGCGTGCTGGACGACCACGCCGGCCGGGTCGACGGCCTCCTGCGCCCCTGA
- a CDS encoding DUF1800 domain-containing protein, giving the protein MPELDERAAVRRLHDRFGFGPRPGDLDRGFAATLDRLLTPAPVATPALTLDPPVLARGDKQAKKDANQRRAVEEKALTSWWLARMVATDTATERLTWFWHGHFATSEQKVRSPWHMLAQNEAFRRLGLDGFPALARAMVVDPALLLWLDGNDNRAGSPNENLAREYLELFTLGIGHYTEQDVREAARVLTGWTVRRDQAEAQFVAKRHDDQPKTVLGIIGYFTVQSFVDAVLARPESARFVVGRLWFRLVSATPPAADTVDRLVSAHAKDIRSVLRAIAAEPAFRDPATTLVKQPVEWALGLMRALGVRWDSLDDKAVKQLGNGLRGMGQLPFRPPSVGGWAAGGAWLTTAAGVARVKVAQLLAAKADLKSVTGADSVRELLSVDAWSDRTRDALSRVDKPEHLATVAACAPEYVVSR; this is encoded by the coding sequence ATGCCGGAACTCGACGAACGCGCCGCCGTGCGCCGGCTGCACGACCGGTTCGGCTTCGGGCCGCGCCCCGGCGACCTCGACCGCGGCTTCGCCGCGACGCTGGACCGGCTGCTCACGCCCGCGCCCGTCGCCACGCCCGCGCTCACCCTGGACCCACCGGTCCTGGCCCGGGGTGACAAGCAGGCCAAGAAGGACGCCAACCAGCGCCGGGCGGTGGAGGAGAAGGCGCTCACGTCGTGGTGGCTGGCGCGGATGGTCGCCACCGACACCGCCACCGAGCGGCTGACCTGGTTCTGGCACGGGCACTTCGCGACCAGCGAGCAGAAGGTGCGCAGCCCGTGGCACATGCTGGCGCAGAACGAGGCGTTCCGGCGGCTCGGCCTGGACGGGTTCCCGGCGCTGGCCAGGGCGATGGTCGTCGACCCGGCGCTGCTGCTGTGGTTGGACGGCAACGACAACCGGGCCGGGTCGCCGAACGAGAACCTGGCGCGGGAGTACCTGGAGCTGTTCACCCTGGGCATCGGCCACTACACCGAGCAGGACGTGCGCGAGGCGGCCCGGGTGCTGACCGGGTGGACCGTGCGGCGGGACCAGGCGGAGGCGCAGTTCGTCGCCAAGCGCCACGACGACCAGCCGAAGACGGTCCTGGGCATCATCGGCTATTTCACCGTGCAGTCCTTTGTGGATGCTGTGCTCGCGAGGCCGGAGTCCGCGCGGTTCGTCGTGGGCCGGCTGTGGTTCCGGCTGGTGTCGGCCACGCCGCCCGCCGCAGACACGGTCGACCGGCTGGTTTCCGCGCACGCCAAGGACATTCGATCGGTGCTACGGGCCATCGCCGCCGAACCCGCGTTCCGCGACCCGGCCACGACTCTGGTCAAGCAGCCCGTCGAGTGGGCCCTGGGGTTGATGCGCGCGCTGGGCGTGCGGTGGGACTCGTTGGACGACAAGGCGGTCAAGCAGCTCGGCAACGGGCTGCGCGGCATGGGCCAACTGCCGTTTCGACCACCCAGCGTCGGCGGGTGGGCGGCCGGCGGCGCGTGGTTGACCACCGCGGCGGGCGTGGCCCGGGTGAAGGTCGCGCAACTGCTCGCGGCGAAGGCCGACCTGAAGTCGGTCACCGGCGCGGACTCCGTGCGGGAACTGCTGTCCGTGGACGCGTGGTCCGATCGCACCCGCGACGCGCTGAGCCGCGTCGACAAACCCGAACACCTGGCCACCGTGGCCGCGTGCGCCCCCGAATACGTGGTGAGCAGGTGA
- a CDS encoding TetR/AcrR family transcriptional regulator, which produces MISLVPPAERRLSTADQRRETVLRTALGTFGAKGYYGTTTGEVAKAAGISQAYVYRLFPDKAALFLAVVERCFTRIRESLGDGVAEAEGSTPEAVLHAMGDVYAKLIAKENALLLVQMHAQCAAISEPAVREVLQRGYARTVEYVRGVSGASEPQVQQFFARGMLCHLVVAVDAGEVDAPWARTLSAGIRHY; this is translated from the coding sequence TTGATTAGTCTTGTGCCGCCCGCCGAACGCCGCCTGTCGACCGCCGACCAACGCCGCGAAACCGTGCTGCGGACGGCGCTGGGCACGTTCGGGGCCAAGGGCTACTACGGCACGACGACCGGTGAGGTCGCGAAGGCGGCGGGCATCTCCCAGGCGTACGTGTACCGGCTGTTCCCGGACAAGGCGGCGCTGTTCCTGGCCGTGGTGGAGCGCTGCTTCACGCGAATCCGGGAGAGCCTGGGCGACGGCGTCGCCGAGGCGGAGGGCAGCACGCCCGAGGCGGTGCTGCACGCCATGGGCGACGTGTACGCCAAGCTCATCGCCAAGGAGAACGCGCTGCTGCTGGTGCAGATGCACGCCCAGTGCGCGGCGATCTCCGAACCCGCCGTGCGCGAGGTGCTGCAACGCGGGTACGCCCGGACCGTCGAGTACGTGCGCGGGGTGTCCGGGGCGAGCGAGCCGCAGGTGCAGCAGTTCTTCGCGCGAGGGATGTTGTGCCACCTCGTGGTCGCGGTCGACGCAGGCGAGGTCGACGCACCGTGGGCCCGCACCCTCTCCGCCGGCATCCGGCACTACTGA
- a CDS encoding proprotein convertase P-domain-containing protein, which translates to MTVDVKHSYSGDVVLDLVAPDGSTYRLKNSSNSSTPNISTTYTVNASSEVANGTWRLKAQDVYAQDTGYIDLWKLTF; encoded by the coding sequence GTGACCGTCGACGTCAAGCACTCCTACAGCGGTGACGTCGTGCTCGACCTGGTCGCGCCGGACGGCTCGACCTACCGCCTGAAGAACTCCAGCAACTCCAGCACGCCCAACATCAGCACGACGTACACGGTGAACGCCTCGTCCGAGGTCGCCAACGGCACGTGGCGGCTCAAGGCGCAGGACGTGTACGCGCAGGACACCGGCTACATCGACCTCTGGAAGCTCACCTTCTAA
- a CDS encoding TetR/AcrR family transcriptional regulator, whose product MATTPRQRARAQAIEDIKRIAREQLAQEGSAALSLRAIARELGIVSSAVYRYVPSRDELLTMLIIDAYNSLGDAVEKAEAACPRDDLAGRWRALAVAARTWSVARPSEYALIYGSPVPGYHAPVERTGEPGTRVSMLLMSLLADIQRGRPLVSLTGPLGGDFAVLRDFLGLSIGDDLLARGFLAFSALFGVISFELFGQYVGSLTDYEAHFTHQLDSLSALLGL is encoded by the coding sequence GTGGCGACGACACCCAGGCAGCGCGCGCGGGCGCAGGCGATCGAGGACATCAAGCGGATCGCCCGGGAACAGCTGGCCCAGGAGGGCAGCGCGGCGCTGTCCCTGCGGGCCATCGCCCGTGAACTGGGGATCGTGTCGTCGGCGGTGTACCGGTACGTGCCCAGCCGTGACGAGCTGCTGACCATGCTGATCATCGACGCCTACAACTCGTTGGGCGACGCGGTCGAGAAGGCGGAGGCCGCGTGCCCCCGTGACGACCTAGCCGGCCGGTGGCGCGCCCTCGCCGTGGCCGCGCGCACGTGGTCGGTGGCCCGGCCGTCGGAGTACGCGCTGATCTACGGCAGCCCCGTGCCCGGCTACCACGCACCCGTCGAACGGACCGGCGAACCCGGAACCCGGGTGTCGATGCTGCTGATGTCACTGCTGGCGGACATCCAACGCGGCCGCCCACTGGTGTCGTTGACCGGTCCGCTGGGCGGCGACTTCGCCGTACTGCGCGATTTCCTCGGGCTGTCCATCGGCGACGACCTGCTGGCCCGCGGCTTCCTGGCGTTCTCGGCGCTGTTCGGCGTGATCAGCTTCGAACTGTTCGGCCAGTACGTCGGCAGCCTGACCGACTACGAAGCCCACTTCACCCACCAACTCGACTCCCTGTCGGCTTTGCTGGGCCTGTGA
- a CDS encoding AraC-like ligand-binding domain-containing protein, with protein sequence MIEAEFHTEDLPVAERFASWRRIAERALGPLVLRTEHAADFRADAHCLDLGAVRLARLTVSPLRTERTPRLIRRFDPERYYLVLNLGGVFGVRQSGREAALAPGEMTLYDSSRPFLGWATDLTGPCGTLLVQFPKSLLPLSPDQVEPALATRLPGRDGLGGLLAGAVRELAAGGDEEHAARMAAISLDLLAALLARRLGTGPPQPDALVARVRAFIDGHLADPALCPAAVAAAHHISTRHLHRLFAGQDLGVAAWIRRRRLERSRHDLTARTEPVHVVAARWGFTDPAHFSRLFRSTYGMTPTDYRHARTT encoded by the coding sequence TTGATCGAAGCCGAGTTCCACACCGAGGACCTGCCGGTGGCCGAGCGGTTCGCGTCCTGGCGCAGGATCGCCGAACGCGCGCTGGGGCCGCTGGTGCTGCGCACCGAGCACGCCGCCGACTTCCGCGCCGACGCGCACTGCCTGGACCTCGGCGCGGTGCGCTTGGCGCGGTTGACGGTCTCGCCGCTGCGCACCGAGCGGACGCCGCGGCTGATCCGCCGCTTCGACCCGGAGCGGTACTACCTGGTGCTCAACCTGGGCGGCGTGTTCGGGGTGCGGCAGAGCGGCCGGGAAGCCGCCCTGGCACCGGGCGAGATGACCCTCTACGACTCGTCGCGGCCGTTCCTGGGCTGGGCGACGGACCTGACCGGTCCGTGCGGCACGCTGCTGGTGCAGTTCCCGAAGTCGTTGCTGCCGTTGAGCCCCGACCAGGTCGAACCGGCGCTGGCGACCCGATTACCCGGCCGGGACGGGCTGGGCGGCCTGCTCGCGGGCGCGGTCCGGGAACTGGCGGCGGGCGGTGACGAGGAGCACGCGGCCCGGATGGCGGCCATCTCGCTGGACCTGCTGGCCGCGCTGCTCGCCAGGCGCCTGGGCACCGGCCCGCCGCAGCCCGACGCGCTGGTGGCCAGGGTGCGGGCGTTCATCGACGGGCACCTGGCCGACCCGGCGCTGTGCCCCGCGGCGGTGGCCGCCGCCCACCACATCTCCACCCGCCACCTGCACCGCCTGTTCGCGGGCCAGGACCTGGGCGTGGCCGCCTGGATCCGCCGCCGACGCCTGGAACGCAGCCGCCACGACCTGACCGCCCGCACCGAACCGGTCCACGTGGTGGCGGCCCGCTGGGGCTTCACCGATCCCGCCCACTTCAGCCGCCTGTTCCGCAGCACGTACGGCATGACCCCCACCGACTACCGCCACGCGCGCACCACGTGA
- a CDS encoding sensor histidine kinase, giving the protein MLLTSAILAVSAVYVIAGVLSRRAQPRNRTGVLMVVVGLGWTADLLLDRPDDFIYHVAAKSWPAVLGHLVTAFPTGRLRTVPRRAVVISGYLFAVVLTAASYWPGRPWTPVLESAETPLTLLVGLAMLGLQLHRWRCSSMAQRRTLTSMLGASLVAVIAYTAWKPMTEAGLTQPIVALMLALVGIPFAYLAGLLRRRVDRAGLADLVVRLNADGPRAGVRDALAATLRDPGLRVAYWTPAQERYVDASGAPVEADENSVQTRVDRGSSRVAVLLHDPGLDLELVDAACAAVALALENERLAAELRARLRQLAESRRTLLRAGEVERRRLERDLHDGVQQRLLSVAMTLGLAETLPAERGRALVAEAKSAVLATIDDVRALCHGIHPPVLTERGLGGAVRELAALAGPGVELVVDIGTPLPPQVETTAYYVVAEALANVTKHAGASRTKIAVTSGGGSLVVRVDDDGRGGADVRGGSGLRGLTDRVEATGGTMKVVSTVETGTSVRVVLPCGS; this is encoded by the coding sequence ATGCTCCTGACGTCCGCGATCCTCGCGGTGAGCGCGGTCTACGTGATCGCGGGGGTGCTCAGCCGCCGGGCGCAGCCGCGCAACCGAACCGGCGTGCTGATGGTGGTCGTCGGCCTGGGCTGGACCGCGGACCTGCTGCTGGACCGCCCGGACGACTTCATCTACCACGTGGCCGCCAAGTCGTGGCCCGCCGTGCTGGGGCACCTGGTCACCGCGTTCCCGACCGGACGGCTGCGAACGGTGCCACGCCGGGCCGTCGTCATCTCGGGCTACCTGTTCGCGGTCGTGCTGACCGCGGCCTCCTACTGGCCGGGCCGGCCGTGGACACCCGTTCTCGAGAGCGCCGAGACGCCGCTGACGTTGCTCGTCGGGCTCGCCATGCTGGGGCTGCAACTGCACCGCTGGCGGTGCAGCAGCATGGCGCAGCGGCGCACGCTCACCTCGATGCTGGGCGCGTCCCTGGTGGCGGTGATCGCCTACACGGCGTGGAAGCCGATGACGGAGGCCGGGCTGACCCAGCCGATCGTCGCGCTCATGCTCGCGCTGGTCGGCATCCCGTTCGCCTACCTGGCGGGGTTGCTGCGCCGCCGGGTGGACCGGGCCGGGCTCGCCGACCTGGTGGTGCGGCTCAACGCCGACGGCCCGCGCGCGGGCGTGCGGGACGCGTTGGCCGCGACCCTGCGCGACCCCGGCCTGCGGGTGGCGTACTGGACACCGGCGCAGGAGCGGTACGTCGACGCGTCCGGCGCGCCGGTCGAGGCGGACGAGAACTCGGTGCAGACCCGCGTCGACCGGGGCTCGTCACGGGTCGCCGTCCTGCTGCACGACCCCGGCCTGGACCTGGAACTGGTGGACGCGGCGTGCGCGGCGGTGGCGCTGGCCCTGGAGAACGAGCGGCTGGCCGCCGAGCTGCGCGCGCGGCTGCGCCAGTTGGCCGAGTCGCGCCGCACCCTGCTGCGGGCGGGCGAGGTCGAACGCCGCCGGCTCGAACGCGACCTGCACGACGGTGTGCAGCAACGGTTGCTGTCGGTGGCGATGACGTTGGGGCTGGCCGAGACGCTGCCGGCCGAGCGCGGGCGGGCGCTGGTCGCCGAGGCCAAGTCGGCGGTGCTCGCCACGATCGACGACGTGCGCGCGCTGTGCCACGGCATCCACCCGCCGGTGCTGACCGAACGCGGCCTGGGCGGTGCCGTGCGGGAACTCGCCGCGCTCGCCGGGCCGGGCGTCGAACTCGTCGTGGACATCGGCACACCGCTGCCGCCACAGGTGGAGACGACCGCGTACTACGTCGTCGCGGAAGCGTTGGCGAACGTGACCAAGCACGCCGGCGCGTCGCGCACGAAGATCGCCGTCACCTCCGGTGGCGGCTCGCTGGTGGTGCGGGTGGACGATGACGGCCGGGGCGGCGCGGACGTGCGCGGCGGCTCGGGGCTGCGCGGTCTGACCGACCGCGTCGAGGCGACTGGGGGGACGATGAAGGTGGTCAGCACCGTGGAGACGGGGACCAGCGTGCGGGTGGTGCTGCCGTGCGGGTCGTGA
- a CDS encoding response regulator transcription factor has translation MRVVIAEDSTLLREGLTRLLAEAGFDVVAAVEDADGLVGAVQRHRPDVAIVDIRMPPTHTDEGLRAAVALRREHPATGVLVLSQYVRVSYAAELLEEGADGVGYLLKDRVSDLAEFTAAVRRVGSGGSAFDPAVVGQLVGRRRDDRLTERERAVLALMAEGRTNQAIAARLFIAERTVEKHCTGIFTKLDLSASPHDHRRVLAVLRYLNG, from the coding sequence GTGCGGGTCGTGATCGCGGAGGACTCGACCCTCTTACGGGAAGGGCTGACCCGGCTGCTGGCCGAGGCCGGCTTCGATGTCGTGGCGGCCGTGGAGGACGCGGACGGGCTGGTGGGCGCGGTCCAGCGGCACCGACCCGACGTGGCCATCGTGGACATCCGGATGCCGCCGACGCACACCGACGAAGGGCTGCGCGCGGCCGTCGCGCTGCGCCGCGAGCACCCCGCGACGGGAGTTCTGGTGCTGTCGCAGTACGTCCGGGTCAGCTATGCGGCGGAACTGCTGGAAGAAGGCGCGGACGGCGTCGGCTACCTGCTCAAGGACCGCGTGTCGGACCTGGCCGAGTTCACCGCCGCCGTCCGCCGGGTCGGCTCGGGCGGGTCCGCCTTCGACCCGGCGGTGGTGGGCCAACTGGTCGGCCGGCGGCGCGACGACCGGCTCACCGAACGGGAGCGGGCGGTGCTCGCGCTGATGGCCGAGGGGCGCACGAACCAGGCCATCGCGGCGCGGCTGTTCATCGCGGAGCGGACCGTGGAGAAGCACTGCACCGGCATCTTCACCAAGCTGGACCTCTCGGCGAGCCCGCACGACCACCGCCGCGTGCTGGCCGTCCTGCGCTACCTCAACGGCTGA
- a CDS encoding bestrophin-like domain — MNVYTTGLLWVGGAAVFAAVIAYLIRKYGPDEGRSANNEAAGQVFTIVGGLHAVLVAFVLIALFDAVGAAGQSAYKEADGLVAATWAADALSAETGEEVRQLSRAYAITVINDEWPELAAGRDFESEGWNQLDRIRRVVAAAPAGDEWLMDRKKEAASQLWQVFQARQERLDAAGGGVSAVVWFVLVMGSVLSIGLPLLFGGPLMRTHVLIVATLAATITLLLYATYQLQNPYGGGAELAPDAFRLAVERFG; from the coding sequence ATGAACGTGTACACCACAGGTCTGCTGTGGGTCGGTGGCGCGGCCGTGTTCGCCGCCGTGATCGCCTACCTGATCCGCAAGTACGGCCCCGACGAAGGACGTTCGGCCAACAACGAGGCCGCCGGGCAGGTGTTCACGATCGTGGGCGGCCTGCACGCGGTCCTGGTGGCGTTCGTCCTGATCGCGTTGTTCGACGCGGTCGGCGCGGCCGGGCAGTCGGCGTACAAGGAGGCGGACGGGCTGGTCGCGGCCACCTGGGCCGCCGACGCGCTGTCCGCGGAGACCGGCGAGGAGGTGCGGCAGCTCTCCCGCGCCTACGCGATCACCGTGATCAACGACGAGTGGCCCGAGCTCGCCGCCGGCCGGGACTTCGAGTCCGAGGGCTGGAACCAGCTCGACCGGATCCGCCGGGTGGTGGCCGCCGCGCCCGCCGGCGACGAGTGGCTGATGGACCGCAAGAAGGAAGCCGCTTCCCAGCTGTGGCAGGTGTTCCAGGCCCGGCAGGAGCGGCTGGACGCGGCGGGCGGCGGCGTGAGCGCCGTGGTGTGGTTCGTGCTGGTGATGGGCTCGGTGCTGTCCATCGGCCTGCCGCTGCTGTTCGGCGGCCCTCTAATGCGAACGCACGTGCTCATCGTCGCGACCCTGGCGGCCACCATCACGTTGCTGCTCTACGCGACCTACCAGCTCCAGAACCCCTACGGCGGTGGTGCCGAACTCGCGCCGGACGCGTTCCGACTGGCCGTCGAGCGGTTCGGATGA
- a CDS encoding ArsR/SmtB family transcription factor: MIGHHPDRDQIKLENVLTALGNPMRLAVVRVLAGGGEHPCGTVLSKEISKSTLTHHWRVLRDAGVIWQRPSGRAHLLSLRREDLDERFPGLLDAVLHGVRTDPDSIDQYAP; the protein is encoded by the coding sequence GTGATCGGCCACCACCCCGACCGGGACCAGATCAAGCTGGAGAACGTGCTGACGGCGCTGGGCAACCCGATGCGCCTGGCCGTGGTCCGCGTGCTCGCGGGCGGCGGCGAGCACCCCTGCGGGACGGTGCTGAGCAAGGAGATCTCGAAGTCCACGCTCACCCACCACTGGCGCGTCCTGCGCGACGCGGGCGTGATCTGGCAACGCCCGTCCGGGCGCGCGCACCTGCTCTCCCTGCGCCGCGAAGACCTGGACGAGCGCTTCCCGGGCCTGCTCGACGCCGTGCTGCACGGCGTCCGCACCGACCCCGACAGCATCGACCAGTACGCCCCCTGA
- a CDS encoding MFS transporter, with protein MADHRKPGLSLALLALAQLIFALDLNIVFVALPDIGAELGFTSQTQQWVVSAYVVVAGGFLLLGGRAADLLGRRRVFVLALAIYAVSSLAGGLATSPAVIIAARAVQGLGGALLLPSTLALLNNLFEEGPRRNRALAVWGGAGASGLTVGALLGGVLTEGFGWPAVFFVNVPLAGAVALAALAVIPADERGGPRRRFDLPGALTVTGGATLLVFVLVQGPEVGWTTPTVVVAAVLAVALLAAFAVIEKRSADPLMPPRLLRNRSLLVAVTVTAIFMGTFGALPYFLTVLLQTVHQFSALEAGLAFLVPSLAIASGTQIGERMATRLGTRATLVTGFAIGIVGTAGLALGFDAGATFLAAVPGLVVSGVGQGIVWTAMWIAASSGVAAHEQGVASGLASTALNLGNAVGLAVLIAVANAGVPDGDAARAATAAGGALAVLLTAAGMVVGLVAVFALPRKVGATPPVPAPV; from the coding sequence GTGGCCGACCACCGCAAGCCGGGCCTCAGCCTCGCGCTGCTCGCCCTGGCTCAGTTGATCTTCGCGCTCGACCTCAACATCGTGTTCGTCGCGCTGCCCGACATCGGCGCGGAACTCGGCTTCACCAGCCAGACCCAGCAGTGGGTGGTCAGCGCCTACGTGGTGGTGGCGGGCGGGTTCCTGCTGCTCGGCGGACGGGCCGCGGACCTGCTCGGCCGCCGCCGGGTGTTCGTGCTCGCCCTGGCGATCTACGCGGTGTCCTCGCTGGCCGGCGGCCTGGCGACCAGCCCGGCCGTGATCATCGCGGCGCGGGCCGTGCAGGGCCTGGGCGGCGCGCTGCTGCTGCCGTCCACGTTGGCGCTGCTCAACAACCTGTTCGAGGAGGGTCCCCGGCGCAACCGCGCGCTCGCCGTCTGGGGCGGCGCGGGCGCCAGCGGGCTGACCGTCGGCGCGCTGCTCGGCGGCGTGCTGACCGAGGGCTTCGGCTGGCCCGCGGTGTTCTTCGTGAACGTGCCGCTGGCGGGCGCGGTGGCGTTGGCCGCGCTGGCGGTCATCCCGGCCGACGAGCGCGGCGGGCCCCGCCGGCGGTTCGACCTGCCCGGCGCGCTGACCGTGACCGGCGGCGCGACCCTGCTGGTGTTCGTCCTGGTGCAGGGACCGGAGGTCGGCTGGACCACGCCGACGGTCGTGGTCGCGGCGGTGCTGGCGGTGGCGCTGCTGGCCGCGTTCGCGGTCATCGAGAAGCGCAGCGCCGACCCGTTGATGCCGCCACGCCTGCTGCGCAACCGGAGCCTCCTCGTCGCCGTGACGGTCACCGCGATCTTCATGGGCACGTTCGGCGCGCTGCCCTACTTCCTGACCGTGCTGCTGCAAACCGTCCACCAGTTCTCCGCGCTGGAGGCCGGGTTGGCGTTCCTGGTGCCGTCGCTGGCGATCGCGTCCGGCACCCAGATCGGTGAGCGGATGGCCACCCGGCTCGGCACCCGGGCCACCCTGGTCACCGGGTTCGCCATCGGCATCGTGGGCACGGCCGGCCTCGCGCTCGGGTTCGACGCCGGAGCCACCTTCCTCGCCGCCGTGCCGGGCCTGGTGGTCTCGGGCGTGGGGCAGGGCATCGTGTGGACCGCGATGTGGATCGCCGCGTCGTCCGGCGTCGCCGCGCACGAGCAGGGCGTCGCGTCCGGCCTCGCCTCGACCGCGCTCAACCTGGGCAACGCGGTCGGCCTCGCGGTGCTGATCGCCGTCGCCAACGCCGGCGTGCCCGACGGCGACGCTGCCCGCGCGGCGACCGCGGCCGGCGGGGCGCTGGCCGTGCTGCTGACCGCGGCGGGGATGGTCGTCGGGCTCGTCGCGGTGTTCGCGCTGCCGCGCAAGGTCGGTGCGACGCCACCTGTCCCCGCGCCGGTGTGA